Genomic segment of Sulfurirhabdus autotrophica:
CGATTATAGGAAATCTACGTTGAAGATAATAGCAGGTTGTGGCCTGACTGACAGTAGCGGAAGGAATCTCGGAAAAGCATAGTGCCTATCGCTGATTGCAGGCATTGATGCATAAGGAAGAATTCTGTTGATGAAAATACACATCATCATGGCATTTCTGATCCACTTGTTGCGTTGTGGAGCAGTAGTTTGTCTTCCCATCGCGCAAGGAAAATTAGCCGGCTCCCTAAGGACATGTTGGCCTCCGATGCGGGAATTTGTCGAGTGGTAGTACGCCGATGTACGGCCACAGATTCAGGTTGATAGTAGATACGATATCCTGCCTGCCGGACGCGCATCGCCAGGTCTGCATCACAGTAGTAGGCTGGAGAGTAAACGTCGTCGAAGCCACCGAGCGCATAGAAGATTGATGTTTTGATCATTAGGCTTGTGGCTGACACGTAGGTAACTTCTTGAAATGTGTTATAGGCGTCTTTATCTGGAGCCCCCCCTTCTCCACGCGAAATGGTGAAAGCTTCTGCTGTAAGCTCTGCCCCCGCCTCCTGAAGGCTTCCATCAGTGTTAAGTAATTTCGAGCCTGCAATTCCCGTTTCTGGATGTTGTTCGAAAACGGCAAGCAAAGCATCTAGCCAGCCGGGTTGAACTTGGGTGTCATTGTCGAGAAACACCAGATAGCGACCAAACGCCTCGGCTGCTGCCCTATTGCAGGTTTCGATATAGCCAAGGTTGGATGGGTTTCTGATATAGCGCAGACCATGGATATGCTGTAATACGTCAGGAGTGTCGTCGAGAGACGCATCGTCGATCACGATCACTTCAAAGTCATGACTGGATGTGCAGTGAATCAAGGAAAGGAGGCATTCTAGAGTAAGATGTAGCCGATTAAATACAGGTACTATGATCGAAACCAAAGGAGAAGCACGGTAAGGGAAGGCGAGTGTGTTCAGCAATTCAGATGATGGGGGTATTTCCACCTGGACGAGAGTTGGTACTATGGAAGTTATTTCCACAGAAGGCTTTTCGATTAATGATTGTCCGTATTCTTGTGGAGTAACTTTTATACGAGTCACTATTTCGTTCAGGGTTTGTTCAGGTGATTGTATAAGGTTTTGTGCTAAGCGTAATGGGCTGCCCATTTTCCATGTAAGGGATGATTTGATACGAGTGTTTTCCCGTTCCAGATCGTCTATTTGATGATTAAATTCTCGATGTGAACTATCTAATTTACGCTGGCAATTTTTCAAATCGCTTCGGAGGCAATCGAGCCAGGGCGCCATTTCTTGACGGTATTGCTCAAGCTGTTTCGCAGTCGTAGCAAACATCTCCTCCACCTGCCCATCTCGCAGAAGGGAGGGGAGCTGCTCATACAATTCCTGACTGAGGCGTAAAGGAGTAGAAGCGGGAGATTTGATATCATGCTCACGGTGGTGGCGCAGATGGTGGTCGAGAAAGGCGTCGATTTCCATCTCTGTATCAGGCGTCAGTTGCAGGCCATAATCTGGGTCTTTCAGCAAGGGGGAAATGGCCAGTCGCCAGTCCGAAAGTAAGTCCTCATATCGCAGCAATACCCGAGGTAAGCCACGGCTATATCGTTCTGCGGCTAGTGTATATTCGAGCCAAAGCATCGAAGCCCTGAGTTCGGATATACCATTTCGAATATGCAGCGATCGTGCGACTTCCATGGGATGCCGGAGGATGAGTACATGGCGTGTTCTGTAGCCAGTTTCTTTTAATACTCTTTGCCAGAATGGTAAAAGGCGGCAAAGCCGTGGATCCTTCACACCCCAATGGGTGACATGGGTAAAGTCTCTTTTTAGAATCTCGCGCAGATCGTGACGGAATGTGCTAAGGAAAGATTTCTCCCACCATGCTTCTTTCAGTGGGTCGATGTTGTCCCAAGCTGAACCGAGGGAATGCAATAATTTGTCATGGAGAGCGACAATATCGCTGTGTTCCCAAAATCCTTTTGGATTTTCTTCAGCCCCTGCTAATAGCAACCGGCTGCCGAAATCGATACCAGCCTTGGCAAGCACGCCAGATAAGGCAGAAGTGCCACTCCGATGCATGCCCAACACAATGGTACATTCGCTTCCCATCTAGAAAAACCACTCATATAGGTTCAACGCAACACACTCCTGAAAACTGTCATGTGTAAACGTGCCGTTTCCGCCCAGGTAAATTGCCTTGCTTTGGCTAGCCCTTTTTCTCTCAATTGGGTTCTTAAATCAGGTTCATTGATCAATCGTGACATTGCTTGGGTAATATCGCTGGCAGAACGTGGATTGACAAGAAGTGCCGCATCACCAGCGACTTCAGCACATGCAGTATCAAAAGAAGTAATTACGGGACAGCCACATGCCATGGCTTCTATGATGGGAAGTCCAAAAGATTCGCGCAATGATGGAAATATGAATCCAAGAGCATCATTATAAAACTTAGCCAGTTCCTGCGAGGAAAGGGGGTGATCTATAATAGAAAGCCCTGCTATTTTTGTTTTTTTTTGTACAAACCCTGGTGAAATGACTATTAGATTAGGTCTTGTAGCTTCCGGTAACTGCTCATAAGCTTCTATTAGTCGGTCCACATTTTTAAGGGGTTGATAGGCTGAGACATGAAGAAAATAAGGGTTGGTTTGACCTGATAAGTTTTTTTCTGGAAAGAACATCAAGTGGTCAACGCCGTGGTAAATAGGCGTGACAAAGTCTGAAGGTATATTGTAGACACGCGATGCTTCTATAGCACCATATCGCGAGACAGCCACAATTGCCGTGACTTTATTTCTGAACCATGTCCATTCTCGCATGGCTGCGACATTGGCCCATTTGTCTCGTAATGCTTCGAATAAACCCGAATAGACCTCACGCCATTTCATTGTAAAAGTAGCGCTTCCATGGAGCGTGACCACAATTGGACGCTGTATGTTTTTGAATGCGGATAACGGTAGTCTGTTTCGACCCATGCCCGGATCCCAAACAACATCGCATTCCAGCGGGATCGGTTCGTTTTCTTTGAAAGGGAGGAAAGTAGCACCTTGCACCTGCAATTCTCGCATCACACCTTCTCTGTAGCGGAGGAGACTTATCCCATCTTGTTCCCGAATTAGAATTGCAATACGCATGCTACGCCTTCCTCGATTTTATATCCGATTTGTCGTATTGATAATGTAGCCCGCCTACTATCCATTCTGTTCTCAGGTTAAGGAGCCGATTGGGGCGATCAAATTCAGTGGAATCTGTGGAAACAAAAAAAGGGCACAATCCTTCACCCGCAAATAATAGTCTGAAATGTTCATCACGAATCGCAAAACGAACAAAATATTGGCCAGGCACCAGCGGAAATTGGTCTAAACGATATTCGATAGTATGGTCTCCTGGCTCAAAGTGGATAGGTGCATTTAGCTCAGCTGAAGACGCGGCACTTAAGTATTGTAAGTCGGTAGCTTGGGTTCCGACAAAGAGTTCTGGCTGTCTGAGTGGTACATAAAGTTTGAATTGAACCCTGATTCGTAAAGGGTCGCCTGGTTGAATCTCCTGAATATCGTGACCATTAGAATCAATAA
This window contains:
- a CDS encoding glycosyltransferase, with amino-acid sequence MGSECTIVLGMHRSGTSALSGVLAKAGIDFGSRLLLAGAEENPKGFWEHSDIVALHDKLLHSLGSAWDNIDPLKEAWWEKSFLSTFRHDLREILKRDFTHVTHWGVKDPRLCRLLPFWQRVLKETGYRTRHVLILRHPMEVARSLHIRNGISELRASMLWLEYTLAAERYSRGLPRVLLRYEDLLSDWRLAISPLLKDPDYGLQLTPDTEMEIDAFLDHHLRHHREHDIKSPASTPLRLSQELYEQLPSLLRDGQVEEMFATTAKQLEQYRQEMAPWLDCLRSDLKNCQRKLDSSHREFNHQIDDLERENTRIKSSLTWKMGSPLRLAQNLIQSPEQTLNEIVTRIKVTPQEYGQSLIEKPSVEITSIVPTLVQVEIPPSSELLNTLAFPYRASPLVSIIVPVFNRLHLTLECLLSLIHCTSSHDFEVIVIDDASLDDTPDVLQHIHGLRYIRNPSNLGYIETCNRAAAEAFGRYLVFLDNDTQVQPGWLDALLAVFEQHPETGIAGSKLLNTDGSLQEAGAELTAEAFTISRGEGGAPDKDAYNTFQEVTYVSATSLMIKTSIFYALGGFDDVYSPAYYCDADLAMRVRQAGYRIYYQPESVAVHRRTTTRQIPASEANMSLGSRLIFLARWEDKLLLHNATSGSEMP
- a CDS encoding glycosyltransferase family 4 protein, producing the protein MRIAILIREQDGISLLRYREGVMRELQVQGATFLPFKENEPIPLECDVVWDPGMGRNRLPLSAFKNIQRPIVVTLHGSATFTMKWREVYSGLFEALRDKWANVAAMREWTWFRNKVTAIVAVSRYGAIEASRVYNIPSDFVTPIYHGVDHLMFFPEKNLSGQTNPYFLHVSAYQPLKNVDRLIEAYEQLPEATRPNLIVISPGFVQKKTKIAGLSIIDHPLSSQELAKFYNDALGFIFPSLRESFGLPIIEAMACGCPVITSFDTACAEVAGDAALLVNPRSASDITQAMSRLINEPDLRTQLREKGLAKARQFTWAETARLHMTVFRSVLR